A window of Pan paniscus chromosome 10, NHGRI_mPanPan1-v2.0_pri, whole genome shotgun sequence contains these coding sequences:
- the KLRC4 gene encoding NKG2-F type II integral membrane protein isoform X1, producing MNKQRGTYSEVSLAQGPKRQQRKLKGNKSSISGTEQEIFQVELNLQNASSDHQGNDKTYHCKGLLPPPEKLTAEVLGIICIVLMATVLKTIVLIPCIGVLEQNNFSLNRRMQKACDCGHCPEEWIIYSNSCYYIGKERRTWEERVCWPVLRRTLICFL from the exons ATGAATAAACAAAGAGGAACCTACTCAGAAGTGAGTCTGGCTCAGGGCCCAAAGAGGCAGCAAAGGAAACTTAAGGGCAATAAAAGCTCCATTTCAGGAACCGAACAGGAAATATTCCAAGTAGAATTAAACCTTCAAAATGCTTCTTCGGATCATCAAGGGAATGACAAGACATATCACTGCAAAG GTTTACTGCCACCTCCAGAGAAGCTCACTGCTGAGGTCCTAGGAATCATTTGCATTGTCCTGATGGCCACTGTGTTAAAAACAATAGTTCTTATTCCTT GTATTGGAGTACTGGAGCAGAACAATTTTTCCCTGAATAGAAGAATGCAGAAAG catGTGATTGTGGCCATTGTCCTGAGGAGTGGATTATATATTCCAACAGTTGTTATTACATTGGTAAGGAAAGAAGAACTTGGGAAGAAAGAGTTTGCTGGCCTGTGCTTCGAAGAACTCTGATCTGCTTTCTATAG
- the KLRC4 gene encoding NKG2-F type II integral membrane protein isoform X2, which yields MNKQRGTYSEVSLAQGPKRQQRKLKGNKSSISGTEQEIFQVELNLQNASSDHQGNDKTYHCKGLLPPPEKLTAEVLGIICIVLMATVLKTIVLIPCIGVLEQNNFSLNRRMQKVVITLVRKEELGKKEFAGLCFEEL from the exons ATGAATAAACAAAGAGGAACCTACTCAGAAGTGAGTCTGGCTCAGGGCCCAAAGAGGCAGCAAAGGAAACTTAAGGGCAATAAAAGCTCCATTTCAGGAACCGAACAGGAAATATTCCAAGTAGAATTAAACCTTCAAAATGCTTCTTCGGATCATCAAGGGAATGACAAGACATATCACTGCAAAG GTTTACTGCCACCTCCAGAGAAGCTCACTGCTGAGGTCCTAGGAATCATTTGCATTGTCCTGATGGCCACTGTGTTAAAAACAATAGTTCTTATTCCTT GTATTGGAGTACTGGAGCAGAACAATTTTTCCCTGAATAGAAGAATGCAGAAAG TTGTTATTACATTGGTAAGGAAAGAAGAACTTGGGAAGAAAGAGTTTGCTGGCCTGTGCTTCGAAGAACTCTGA
- the LOC100991458 gene encoding LOW QUALITY PROTEIN: NKG2-E type II integral membrane protein (The sequence of the model RefSeq protein was modified relative to this genomic sequence to represent the inferred CDS: inserted 1 base in 1 codon), with protein sequence MHIAYTRDPVKIYTIYSFLSAVIIEHSPSHHTAAEMNKQRGTFSEVSLAQDPKRQQRKPKGNKSSISGTEQEIFQVELNLQNASLNHQGIDKIYDCQRLLPPPEKLTAEVLGIICIVLMSAVLKTIVLIPFLEQNNSSPNTRTQKARPCGHCPEEWITYFNSCYYIGKEKRTWEESLLACASKNSSSLLSIDNEEEMKFLASILPSSWIGVFRNSSHHPWVTINGLAFKHEIKDSDHAERNCAMLHVRGLISDQCGSSRXHCEHKL encoded by the exons ATGCACATTGCCTATACCAGGGATCCTGTCAAAATATACACCATTTATAGCTTCTTAAGTGCAGTTATCATAGAGCACAGTCCCTCACATCACACAGCTgcagaaatgaataaacaaagaggAACCTTCTCAGAAGTGAGTCTGGCCCAGGACCCAAAGAGGCAGCAAAGGAAACCTAAAGGCAATAAAAGCTCCATTTCAGGAACCGAACAGGAAATATTCCAAGTAGAATTAAACCTTCAAAATGCTTCTCTGAATCATCAAGGGATTGATAAAATATATGACTGCCAAC GTTTACTGCCACCTCCAGAGAAGCTCACTGCTGAGGTCCTGGGAATCATTTGCATTGTCCTGATGTCTGCTGTGTTAAAAACGATAGTTCTTATTCCTT TCCTGGAGCAGAACAATTCTTCCCCAAATACAAGAACCCAGAaag CACGTCCTTGTGGCCATTGTCCTGAGGAGTGGATTACATATTTCAACAGTTGTTATTATATTGGTAAGGAAAAAAGAACTTGGGAAGAGAGTTTGCTGGCCTGTGCTTCAAAGAACTCTTCTAGTCTGCTTTCTATAGATAATGAAGAAGAAATG aaaTTTCTGGCCAGCATTTTACCTTCCTCATGGATTGGTGTGTTTCGTAACAGCAGTCATCATCCATGGGTGACAATAAATGGTTTGGCTTTCAAACATGA GATAAAAGACTCAGATCATGCTGAACGTAACTGTGCAATGCTACATGTACGTGGACTTATATCAGACCAGTGTGGTTCTTCAA ATCATTGTGAGCATAAGCTTTAG